A genomic segment from Sciurus carolinensis chromosome 1, mSciCar1.2, whole genome shotgun sequence encodes:
- the LOC124977286 gene encoding transmembrane protein 126A-like produces MENHKPHNTIRENSIFDIIARKIELLPEAERNLLEHGSTYVGLNAAFCGLIANSLFWRILHVTQARIAAGLPMAVLPFLTANASFKGFVNLPLSTGELHCETCIVTWSGLIGFVLGGLYPVFLAIPVNGGLAARYQSALLPEKGNTLTYRIRISKPIFRRMLFPILLQTMFAAYLGPRQYKVLIKALQLPEPGLEIH; encoded by the coding sequence ATGGAAAACCATAAACCACATAATACCATCAGGGAAAACTCAATTTTTGATATCATAGCCAGAAAAATTGAACTACTACCAGAAGCAGAAAGGAATCTACTTGAACACGGATCCACATATGTTGGACTCAATGCTGCTTTCTGTGGCCTAATAGCAAACAGTCTTTTTTGGCGCATCTTACATGTGACACAGGCCCGAATAGCTGCTGGTTTACCAATGGCAGTGCTCCCATTTCTGACAGCAAATGCATCTTTCAAAGGTTTTGTAAATTTACCTTTGAGTACAGGTGAACTGCATTGTGAAACCTGTATCGTGACATGGAGTGGActtattggttttgttttaggAGGACTGTACCCTGTTTTCTTGGCTATACCTGTAAATGGTGGCCTAGCAGCCAGGTATCAATCAGCTCTGCTACCAGAGAAAGGAAACACCTTAACTTACAGGATTAGAATTTCTAAGCCTATCTTCAGAAGGATGTTATTTCCCATTTTACTTCAGACTATGTTTGCAGCATACCTTGGGCCTAGACAATATAAAGTACTTATAAAGGCCCTTCAGTTACCTGAACCTGGCCTAGAAATTCACTGA